TGCAGGCGAACCACTTGCAGGGGTGACAGTACAGATTAAAGGCGCAAAGAATGGAACCGTTACAGATGTATCCGGCAATTATCAGATTCTTGCCAAGGATATTGATGTATTGATTTTTTCACTAGTTGGTAGAGAAAAAACAGAAATAGCTGTTGATAAAAAAGATCATATCAATCTAGTACTACAAGAGTCAAGTAGCCTAATGGACGAAGTCGTCGTTGTAGGTTATGGAACACAGAAAAAGAGCAATTTGACTGGAGCAGTTGCTGCAGTAGACGGAAAAGTGCTGAATAAACGAATTGCGACTAATCCTACACAATTACTTCAAGGGCGTATGCCGGGACTTCGTGTGACACAGGGATCCGGAGAGGCGGGTAATGAAAATGTGAATTTACAAGTTAGGGGCTTAGGTTCTTATGGTGCTTCTTCCGCACCATTGGTCATTGTGGATGGGATTCCCGGTAGTCTGGAAAACCTGAATCCACAGGCGATTGAAAATATTACGGTATTAAAAGATGCGGCCTCCGCAGCAATCTATGGAGCAAGAGCCGCAAACGGGGTGATCCTCGTGACAACCAAACAGGGTAAATCCGGAAAAGCACAGCTGAGTTACGATTACAATGTTGGAATCACAAAGGCTTCAGCATTACCTGATTTGGTCTATAATTCGGTAGATTATATGACGCTATATAATCAAGCTGCTAAAAATTCTGGGATCACCAATGCGAATTCGCTGTTCAGCCAGGAAATGATTGATGCGTATAAAAATGCGACAGACAAAACGCTTTATCCCGACTTTAATTGGTTGGATGCCGTGTTTAAAACTGTACCGGTGCAAACACATAACTTAAGTTTAAGCGGTGGTGCCAATGGAACCAATTATAACGTTATCCTCGGTTACGTTGATCAGCCCGATATTATGATCGGGACTTCCTTTAAGAAATATAATCTCCAATTAAATCTGAACTCAAAAATCAATGATAGAATAAGTTTTGGTTCAAGCATTACGCTGAATTACGGTGATCGAAAATATCCCAGAAATGGCGCCGAAGATCAGTTCCTGTCAACAATAAGTCAATCTCCGTTATATGGTCCTGTACTTCCAGATGGTAGTGGGCGATATACCTCAAGAGCATATCCTTTTCAGTCACCCAATAAAAATCCTGTAGCCGTTGCTGAAAATGCATTCACAAGACTGAACAATTACTTTATGCAGGGTAATATTTTTGTCAATGTAAAACTGTTGGAGGGTTTAGAATGGAAAACCAGTGGTGGTCTGACCTATGGATTTACCAAAAACTATACCAACAAGCCTGTGATCAATCAATACATGTGGCAGGCAACACCAGATGCACTGCCAGCACGTCAATTGGATGTCGGAGGACAAGGATTGGAGGTGACTGATGATAATAACGTGTATCCTGTGGGATATACCCAACTGACTTACGACAAATCATTTGGAGACCATAATTTGAAAGTACTGGCCGGTACACAGGCAGAATATAACAAAACGCAAAAATTATTTGGCAGTCGACTGCAATTCCCTAATAAGGATCTGTTGGAATTGGATGGCGGCGGGGCAGGACAACAGTCCAATAGTGGTATCACGAATGAATGGTCTCTAAGATCCTATTATGGACGTTTGAATT
The window above is part of the Sphingobacterium sp. ML3W genome. Proteins encoded here:
- a CDS encoding TonB-dependent receptor, which codes for MITPITKTVGKGLLFFSLMSMAAPNVFAQSQLKISGKVTSPAGEPLAGVTVQIKGAKNGTVTDVSGNYQILAKDIDVLIFSLVGREKTEIAVDKKDHINLVLQESSSLMDEVVVVGYGTQKKSNLTGAVAAVDGKVLNKRIATNPTQLLQGRMPGLRVTQGSGEAGNENVNLQVRGLGSYGASSAPLVIVDGIPGSLENLNPQAIENITVLKDAASAAIYGARAANGVILVTTKQGKSGKAQLSYDYNVGITKASALPDLVYNSVDYMTLYNQAAKNSGITNANSLFSQEMIDAYKNATDKTLYPDFNWLDAVFKTVPVQTHNLSLSGGANGTNYNVILGYVDQPDIMIGTSFKKYNLQLNLNSKINDRISFGSSITLNYGDRKYPRNGAEDQFLSTISQSPLYGPVLPDGSGRYTSRAYPFQSPNKNPVAVAENAFTRLNNYFMQGNIFVNVKLLEGLEWKTSGGLTYGFTKNYTNKPVINQYMWQATPDALPARQLDVGGQGLEVTDDNNVYPVGYTQLTYDKSFGDHNLKVLAGTQAEYNKTQKLFGSRLQFPNKDLLELDGGGAGQQSNSGITNEWSLRSYYGRLNYDYKGKYLLEGNARYDASSRFPENRKWAFFPSVSAGWKISDEAFFGERLKETVNEVKLRASIGTLGNQNIGNYPYQTVYSSAFAYPFEETLQQGARQVAMANERIKWESTKVLDFGIDLGFWNNKLTASFDWYNKVTSDILSSSTAFPSYIGLTAPTVNYGTLRNRGIELGLQYREKIGEVSLTLNGNIQANRNKVMKYGAERISGNTIVREGLPYGSFYLLESVGIFRSKEEIASSPKQQVPAQPGYLKFADVDGDNKVDNNDRVVVPGAFPDFDYSFNATAVWKNFDFTAFFFGSQGQKIFVSEWGIVPFRQGGTFTREWMDAWTPENPNASLPIVGLDNSPAANNVRTASTFFLKDGSFLRLKNIQIGYSIPQNTLSKAGISGLRVYFAADNLVTFSKFPGLDPERGVSSSGGATSGRYVTHPQNKVFAFGANITF